From Echinicola soli, a single genomic window includes:
- a CDS encoding VCBS repeat-containing protein has translation MFVKYFTIAVISINLSSLGQTSRAQEVAQTITYQEKKPKKSGVTFKNQIKEDENHNILTYEYFYNGGGVAAGDIDNDGLDDIFLTGNMVENALYHNQGDFKFKDISKKAGIKGKGGWTTGVTMADINADGHLDIYVCYSGDGDTESRKNELYINNGDLSFSESAAKYGLDASSNSTQALFFDFDKDGDLDMFLLNHNIEVIHELEFAAAKTDRHPTAGDRLYRNDNGTFTDISEAAGIIGNALGFGLGIISSDINEDGWPDLYISNDYVEHDYLYINNQDGTFSEKLVEKLQHISHFSMGLDIADINNDGMKDIFTLDMLPEDNKRQKLLYGPENYEHYGLMLAEGFHHQNMRNMLQVNNGNDTFSEIGQLAGISNTDWSWSSLFFDANNDGYKDLYVTNGYYRDYTNRDFLKYKGDYYFQKAINREKADTLELVTSMTSTPIPNYAFQNNGDLTFRDVSEQWNLAKRGFSNGAAYTDLDNDGLLDLVVNNLNDFASVYQNTSTSGTKGNFLKVTLKGEAGNTFGIGSQVTLYANNRTLMLEQMPTRGFQSSISYTLHFGLGTIEKVDSLRVIWPSGKTQLLQGISPDQTIALDESQASALESTDNPRVQTAYYQLAPSPVQYDHKEKGYNDFKRQPLLTEMPSHLGPKLASTTTSDGSILLYIGGTKGNPGRLFKTDTSGGLSPTTDILPSDEFTDADAIFLDANQDGHPDLYVASGGYHNYTANDEALQDRLYLNDGTGKLIKNKEALPAMLTSTAVVRSADINQDGFPDLFVGGRIVPGKYPETPESYLLMNDGTGKYKEATTALAPDLRNVGMVTDATWTDINGDHFSDLIIVGECLPFQVYINQNGQQLVNQTSLWLPESPHGLWSSLAKGDFDGDGDDDLILGNYGLNSQLKASKEQPMTLYYGDFDKNGSVDPLMVRYVQGEAYPFASRDELLDQLYGMRSKFTDYETYSQAKIEDILTQEQLDTAEKLTVNELRTLYLENTGNAFSVHSLPIEAQFAPVYSIEVMDFDDDGTLDVILGGNQTHTRLRIGVMDANFGQVFLGDGNGHFSYIPQNKSGLAIKGDIKSILPLTLPQGQFLLFGLNNQGVIAYKKVK, from the coding sequence ATGTTTGTAAAATACTTTACAATAGCAGTAATATCAATAAACTTATCTTCTTTAGGACAAACCAGCCGGGCACAAGAAGTCGCTCAGACTATTACCTATCAAGAAAAAAAGCCAAAAAAGAGTGGTGTAACGTTCAAAAATCAAATCAAAGAAGACGAAAACCACAACATCCTGACGTATGAATATTTTTACAATGGCGGCGGTGTCGCTGCTGGGGATATCGATAATGACGGGCTTGACGATATTTTCTTGACAGGAAATATGGTAGAAAACGCACTTTACCACAACCAAGGTGATTTCAAATTTAAGGACATTAGCAAAAAAGCAGGTATAAAAGGAAAAGGCGGCTGGACCACTGGTGTCACCATGGCTGATATCAATGCTGATGGACACTTGGACATTTACGTCTGCTATTCTGGTGATGGGGATACCGAAAGCCGAAAAAATGAGCTTTATATCAATAATGGTGATCTCAGCTTTTCGGAAAGCGCAGCAAAATATGGCTTAGATGCTTCTTCAAACAGTACACAGGCACTCTTTTTTGATTTTGACAAAGATGGCGATCTCGACATGTTTTTGCTAAACCACAATATCGAAGTAATTCATGAACTGGAATTTGCTGCTGCCAAAACCGACCGCCACCCCACTGCAGGAGACCGGCTTTATAGAAATGATAATGGTACTTTTACGGACATTAGTGAAGCAGCAGGCATCATCGGAAACGCCCTTGGTTTTGGGCTGGGAATTATTTCCTCTGACATCAACGAGGACGGCTGGCCTGACCTGTACATTTCAAACGACTATGTAGAGCATGATTATCTTTATATCAACAATCAAGACGGCACCTTTTCAGAAAAGCTGGTGGAAAAGCTACAGCACATCAGTCATTTCAGCATGGGACTGGACATCGCCGACATCAACAATGACGGCATGAAGGATATCTTTACCTTGGACATGCTCCCTGAAGACAATAAGCGCCAGAAATTACTCTATGGTCCTGAGAATTACGAACATTATGGCCTGATGCTGGCAGAAGGGTTTCACCACCAAAACATGCGGAACATGCTCCAAGTCAATAACGGCAACGACACATTCAGTGAAATTGGCCAGCTGGCGGGCATCTCCAATACAGACTGGAGCTGGTCTTCCCTTTTTTTTGATGCCAATAATGATGGATACAAGGATCTCTACGTGACCAATGGCTACTACAGGGATTATACCAACCGTGATTTCCTGAAATATAAAGGGGACTATTATTTCCAAAAGGCCATCAATCGTGAAAAAGCAGACACCTTGGAACTGGTCACTTCCATGACCTCCACTCCCATCCCCAACTATGCATTTCAAAACAATGGTGACCTGACCTTCAGGGACGTCTCCGAACAATGGAATCTGGCCAAGCGTGGTTTCTCCAATGGAGCTGCCTATACAGATCTGGACAATGATGGATTGCTGGACTTGGTAGTGAATAATCTTAACGACTTTGCCTCCGTTTACCAAAACACCTCCACTTCAGGTACCAAAGGAAATTTCCTGAAAGTAACACTGAAGGGAGAAGCCGGAAACACCTTTGGCATCGGTAGCCAAGTGACATTATATGCTAACAACCGCACGCTAATGCTCGAGCAAATGCCCACAAGAGGCTTTCAGTCTTCCATCAGCTATACGTTGCATTTTGGATTGGGAACTATTGAAAAAGTGGATTCCTTGCGGGTTATATGGCCTTCGGGGAAAACACAACTCCTCCAAGGCATTTCCCCCGACCAAACCATAGCCCTGGACGAATCCCAAGCTTCTGCGCTGGAAAGTACTGATAACCCACGCGTTCAAACTGCCTACTACCAATTGGCTCCCTCTCCTGTCCAATATGACCATAAGGAAAAAGGGTATAATGACTTTAAGCGACAGCCGCTTTTAACAGAAATGCCCAGCCACCTAGGCCCTAAACTCGCCTCCACCACTACCTCGGACGGCAGTATACTATTATACATTGGGGGCACAAAAGGTAATCCCGGAAGGCTATTTAAAACCGATACTTCTGGAGGACTTTCACCAACGACAGACATCCTACCAAGCGATGAATTCACAGACGCAGACGCTATCTTTCTGGACGCCAACCAGGACGGTCATCCCGATCTGTATGTGGCCAGTGGTGGCTATCATAACTATACGGCAAACGATGAAGCCCTGCAAGACCGCCTTTACCTTAATGATGGTACAGGAAAACTGATCAAAAATAAAGAAGCACTGCCAGCAATGCTCACCAGTACCGCCGTGGTCAGGAGTGCTGACATCAATCAGGACGGATTTCCTGATCTCTTTGTAGGAGGACGAATTGTACCGGGAAAATACCCGGAAACTCCTGAAAGCTACCTTCTGATGAATGATGGTACAGGAAAATACAAGGAAGCCACCACCGCCCTTGCACCAGACCTGCGCAACGTAGGTATGGTGACTGATGCCACATGGACCGACATTAACGGTGACCATTTTAGTGATCTCATCATCGTGGGAGAATGTTTGCCATTTCAGGTGTACATCAATCAAAATGGCCAACAACTGGTCAATCAGACTTCCCTATGGCTGCCTGAATCCCCTCATGGACTCTGGAGCAGCTTGGCAAAAGGGGATTTTGATGGAGATGGAGACGATGATTTGATCTTGGGAAATTATGGGCTTAATTCACAATTAAAAGCTTCCAAGGAACAGCCCATGACTTTGTATTACGGAGACTTTGACAAAAATGGATCCGTAGATCCGCTGATGGTGAGGTATGTGCAGGGTGAAGCGTATCCTTTTGCCAGCCGTGACGAGCTGCTGGACCAGCTATATGGCATGCGGAGTAAGTTTACCGATTATGAAACCTACTCGCAGGCGAAAATTGAGGACATTTTGACACAAGAACAACTAGATACTGCCGAAAAACTCACTGTTAATGAACTCCGGACACTATACCTTGAAAACACTGGCAATGCATTCTCGGTCCATTCCCTACCAATTGAAGCGCAGTTTGCTCCTGTATACAGCATCGAAGTAATGGACTTTGATGATGATGGCACCTTGGATGTGATCCTTGGCGGAAACCAGACGCATACGCGACTGCGCATTGGTGTCATGGACGCGAACTTCGGGCAGGTATTTCTGGGTGATGGCAATGGACATTTCAGCTATATCCCCCAAAACAAGTCCGGACTTGCCATCAAAGGCGATATAAAGTCCATCCTTCCCCTTACCTTGCCCCAAGGTCAATTTCTCCTCTTTGGCCTGAATAACCAAGGCGTCATTGCCTACAAAAAAGTAAAGTAA
- a CDS encoding vanadium-dependent haloperoxidase: protein MKKYTPPACYALLLGLLLFQLPTSGWGQTQQQKVNLYVDNLFETTKIMVSDVTSPTGAARFYAYITLGAYTALNQPVRIEQSLQQDFIAPLNIQYPAAAEIDSTFAAIYCLLSVGKGIMPSGVTLNSAQHKFIGRYKTNKWISAKKLQNSIAYADSIAKQVLAYSKNDGYGKLSALPRYSPSKEPGTWYPTPPAYLGAIDPEWKTIRPFYLSNLKQFKPASPAPFSVDSTSVFYKLTKEVYDTTKVLNKEKRLIANFWDCNPFMVSYSGHMAIGLKKISPGGHWVNIAGIACQKADITFAEAVEVHTLLSTGLHDAFISCWEEKYDSDRIRPETVINRHIDQKWRPILQTPPFPEYTSGHSVISRTSATLLTYYFGDNFAYTDTSEEYFGLPPRKFKSFLQASDEAAISRLYGGIHYRDAIEVGVEQGAKIGRYIIGKVEDENLVVE, encoded by the coding sequence ATGAAAAAGTACACTCCTCCTGCTTGCTATGCACTACTATTGGGACTGCTTCTATTCCAGCTCCCTACCAGTGGATGGGGACAGACCCAGCAGCAAAAGGTCAACCTATATGTGGACAATCTGTTTGAAACCACTAAAATCATGGTTTCTGATGTAACTTCTCCCACAGGTGCGGCACGATTCTACGCCTACATCACATTAGGTGCATATACGGCATTGAATCAGCCGGTTCGTATTGAGCAATCACTTCAGCAGGATTTTATTGCTCCATTAAACATTCAATATCCAGCAGCTGCAGAAATAGACAGTACTTTTGCAGCCATTTATTGTCTGCTCAGCGTGGGCAAAGGGATAATGCCCTCCGGGGTCACCTTAAATTCCGCACAACATAAGTTCATTGGCCGCTACAAAACCAACAAGTGGATCTCTGCCAAAAAGCTTCAAAACAGTATTGCATACGCAGACAGCATTGCCAAGCAGGTATTGGCCTACAGTAAAAATGACGGCTATGGCAAACTCAGCGCCTTGCCACGCTATTCGCCTTCCAAGGAGCCGGGAACATGGTACCCTACCCCTCCTGCTTACCTTGGAGCCATCGATCCCGAATGGAAGACCATTCGCCCTTTTTACCTTTCTAATTTAAAACAGTTTAAACCTGCTTCTCCTGCTCCATTCTCCGTGGACAGCACCAGTGTTTTTTACAAGTTGACCAAAGAAGTCTATGACACTACCAAGGTGCTAAACAAAGAAAAGCGATTGATAGCCAACTTTTGGGACTGCAATCCCTTTATGGTTTCCTATAGTGGCCACATGGCCATCGGGCTAAAAAAAATCAGTCCAGGTGGCCATTGGGTAAATATCGCCGGAATCGCCTGTCAGAAGGCCGACATCACCTTTGCTGAGGCCGTTGAAGTGCATACACTCCTTTCCACTGGGCTACATGATGCCTTTATCAGTTGCTGGGAAGAAAAGTATGACTCCGACAGGATTAGACCGGAAACGGTCATCAATCGGCACATCGACCAAAAATGGCGACCTATACTCCAGACGCCTCCATTCCCTGAATATACCAGCGGACATAGCGTGATCTCCAGAACAAGTGCTACCCTCCTCACCTACTATTTTGGAGATAATTTTGCTTACACGGACACGTCTGAAGAATATTTTGGCTTACCCCCGAGGAAATTTAAATCCTTTCTCCAAGCCTCCGATGAGGCGGCCATTTCCAGGCTCTATGGTGGAATTCATTACCGTGATGCCATCGAAGTGGGGGTAGAACAAGGTGCCAAAATCGGGAGGTATATTATTGGTAAAGTAGAAGACGAGAATTTGGTAGTTGAATGA
- a CDS encoding cupin domain-containing protein, translated as MKIEKSASKEAIFKQIKDWLDFNGYEVAAEDRERPWGGFFVIEESQIAKFRSQFFASVEFSEEQLKQKLSPKILIVGPEKRLSWQYHHRRAEIWKLVGGEGGIVTSPTDEEGELQPLVLGEVVELAKGERHRLVGMDNWGVVAEIWMHTDPSNPSNEEDIVRVQDDFQRK; from the coding sequence ATGAAGATAGAAAAGAGTGCTTCAAAGGAAGCTATTTTTAAGCAGATCAAAGACTGGTTGGATTTTAACGGATATGAAGTAGCCGCAGAGGATAGAGAAAGACCTTGGGGCGGTTTTTTTGTAATTGAGGAAAGCCAGATCGCTAAATTCAGGTCACAGTTTTTTGCCAGTGTGGAGTTTTCAGAAGAGCAGCTTAAGCAAAAGCTAAGTCCAAAGATCTTGATCGTAGGTCCTGAGAAACGACTCTCGTGGCAATATCACCACAGAAGAGCCGAGATATGGAAACTGGTAGGTGGAGAAGGCGGGATCGTGACCAGCCCGACAGACGAAGAAGGTGAATTGCAGCCATTGGTGCTGGGAGAAGTAGTGGAGCTTGCCAAAGGCGAAAGGCACCGTTTGGTGGGCATGGACAATTGGGGCGTAGTGGCCGAAATCTGGATGCACACAGATCCTTCCAATCCATCCAATGAAGAAGATATTGTCCGCGTTCAAGATGATTTTCAGCGGAAGTAA
- a CDS encoding GH92 family glycosyl hydrolase, translating to MKKILFTGLMVLSALGIQAQEDLAQYVDPMIGTAKMGHTYPGATVPFGSVQLSPDTDTIPYEVNGRYNPEVYRYCAGYQYDDATIVGFSHTHFSGTGHSDLGDFLVMPTSGPLQLNPGTAMDPDSGYRSRFSHDRENASPAYYQVELDDYDINAELTATTRVGVHRYTFSEGEDAHVILDLMSGIYNYDDKNVWTFMRVENDTLVTGFRETTGWARTRKVFFALSFDKPIAHYGNRKYDEKQAYRGFWGRFNESENFPEIAGRKIRAYFDFDLKDGDELIAKLAISPVSTEGAIRNMQEETPGWDFDAIRQAGVDRWNKELNKVQVSTIRDSDKVNFYTAMYHAFLGPTVYGDVDGRYRGLDMNIHQADGFTNYTSFSLWDTYRALHPLFNVLQPARNRDMVKSMLAHFDQSVHPMLPIWSHYANENWCMIGYHSASVIADAVVKGTVTSDLDHALNAAVTTAKTAYFDGIGSYMEMGYVPEDVSGASVSKTLEYAYDDWAIAQMASAIGKEEIAREFTGRAGNYKNVFDSQSGFMRPKLKDGSWKRGFDPLDTHGQGFIEGNAWNYSLYVPHAPEQMIGMMGGDVRFVEHLDSLFSMDLPDRYFANTEDISREGIIGNYVHGNEPSHHVVYLYNWTDQPWKSQDKIRMILRAMYQTGADGLGGNDDFGQMSAWYLFSALGFYPVAPGSVEYALGSPLVEEATINLENGNTFTVEAQNQTDENVYVSKVLLNGELLSEPFIQHADIMKGGKLTFIMKRRPNKKIFSKD from the coding sequence ATGAAAAAAATACTGTTTACAGGCCTTATGGTTCTTTCGGCCTTGGGCATCCAGGCTCAAGAGGATCTCGCCCAGTATGTGGATCCAATGATCGGAACGGCCAAAATGGGACATACCTATCCAGGAGCCACGGTTCCGTTTGGCAGTGTCCAGCTGAGCCCTGATACGGATACGATTCCTTACGAAGTAAATGGTCGGTATAATCCGGAAGTTTATCGATATTGTGCCGGCTACCAATATGATGATGCCACGATTGTTGGTTTTAGCCATACCCATTTTAGTGGTACAGGGCACTCTGATTTGGGCGACTTTTTGGTGATGCCCACCAGTGGTCCCTTACAGCTCAATCCAGGAACAGCGATGGATCCTGATTCAGGTTATCGCTCCCGGTTTTCTCATGACCGGGAAAATGCTTCTCCTGCTTATTACCAGGTGGAATTGGATGATTATGACATCAATGCAGAATTGACAGCCACCACAAGGGTAGGCGTACACCGCTATACATTTTCTGAAGGCGAAGATGCCCATGTGATCCTGGACCTGATGTCCGGTATTTACAATTACGATGATAAGAATGTCTGGACTTTTATGCGGGTAGAAAATGATACCCTTGTTACCGGTTTTCGTGAAACCACAGGTTGGGCCAGGACGAGGAAGGTGTTTTTTGCCCTTTCTTTTGACAAACCCATTGCCCACTACGGCAATCGGAAATATGATGAAAAACAGGCTTATAGAGGTTTTTGGGGACGATTTAATGAATCCGAGAATTTTCCTGAAATCGCTGGAAGGAAGATCAGGGCTTATTTTGATTTTGACCTAAAAGATGGTGATGAGCTGATCGCCAAGTTGGCCATTTCACCGGTAAGTACGGAAGGAGCTATCAGAAATATGCAGGAAGAGACCCCAGGATGGGACTTTGATGCCATTCGTCAAGCAGGTGTCGACCGCTGGAACAAGGAACTGAACAAGGTGCAGGTCAGTACCATCCGTGATTCGGATAAGGTGAATTTCTACACGGCAATGTACCATGCCTTTTTAGGACCAACGGTCTATGGTGATGTGGACGGCAGATACCGCGGTTTGGATATGAATATCCACCAAGCTGATGGCTTTACCAACTATACCAGCTTTTCCCTCTGGGATACTTATCGGGCACTGCATCCACTTTTCAATGTGCTGCAGCCAGCTCGAAACCGTGATATGGTAAAATCGATGTTGGCACATTTTGACCAAAGTGTCCATCCGATGTTGCCGATTTGGTCCCATTATGCCAATGAAAACTGGTGTATGATCGGGTACCACAGTGCTTCGGTCATCGCCGATGCTGTGGTCAAAGGAACGGTGACATCAGATTTGGACCACGCCCTCAATGCTGCGGTGACCACCGCTAAGACAGCTTATTTTGATGGCATCGGATCTTATATGGAGATGGGCTACGTGCCCGAAGATGTCAGTGGAGCTTCTGTTTCCAAAACCCTGGAATATGCCTATGACGATTGGGCGATTGCCCAGATGGCTTCAGCAATAGGGAAGGAAGAAATTGCCCGGGAATTTACGGGGCGTGCAGGAAATTACAAAAATGTATTTGATAGCCAATCTGGGTTTATGCGCCCCAAGCTAAAGGATGGTAGCTGGAAGCGAGGTTTTGATCCGCTTGATACCCATGGACAGGGCTTTATCGAAGGCAATGCCTGGAACTACAGCTTGTATGTTCCCCATGCTCCGGAGCAAATGATCGGTATGATGGGAGGGGATGTCCGGTTTGTGGAGCATTTGGATTCCTTGTTCAGCATGGATTTACCGGACAGGTACTTTGCTAATACAGAAGACATTTCGCGCGAGGGGATTATCGGAAATTATGTACATGGCAACGAGCCTTCCCACCATGTGGTCTACCTTTACAATTGGACGGATCAGCCGTGGAAGTCCCAGGACAAAATTCGCATGATCCTCAGGGCTATGTACCAGACCGGTGCCGACGGCCTCGGTGGAAACGATGACTTTGGCCAGATGAGTGCTTGGTACCTGTTCAGTGCATTGGGCTTTTATCCAGTGGCACCAGGATCAGTGGAGTATGCCTTGGGTAGTCCTCTCGTGGAGGAAGCGACGATTAATCTGGAAAATGGCAACACATTTACCGTAGAGGCCCAAAATCAAACGGACGAAAACGTGTATGTAAGCAAGGTACTCCTTAATGGAGAATTGTTGAGTGAGCCGTTTATCCAACATGCCGATATCATGAAAGGGGGCAAATTGACATTTATTATGAAGAGAAGGCCGAATAAAAAGATTTTTTCCAAGGATTAA
- a CDS encoding sugar MFS transporter → MASVSISKETEDNNVEFDSGQKYLGPLFLVTMLFFMWGFITCMNDILIPHLQQVFTLQNWQAMLIQTAFFGAYFFISLGYYLISITKGDPIGRIGYKNGIILGLVISAVGCLFFYPAASLVSFGFFLFALFVLASGITILQIAANPYVTILGKPSGASSRLNMTQAFNSLGTTIAPLIGGYLIFGTIGEVEISADSVKMPYVALALTLLLIALIFKLFKLPEIGSQGVIISDSGALKHRHLFLGIGAIFAYVGGEVTVGSNLINFARLPEIAGLDEAEASHYLALFWGGAMVGRFFGAVALADFKNNLNRFLIIGAITAISYVSIHYVYGGEMALYALAFIGLNILVIIIGQFIPNRTLWLFGITGIALLIIGLLTSGQLALWSIVALGLFNSIMFPTIFSLAIKGLGKYTAQASSLLVMAIVGGAIVPLLQGLMADLTGSVQLSFLVPLVCYLYIVFYGVSGYKMKEEH, encoded by the coding sequence ATGGCGTCAGTTAGCATTTCAAAAGAGACCGAAGATAACAACGTAGAATTTGATTCCGGTCAGAAATATTTGGGGCCATTGTTTTTGGTCACCATGCTGTTTTTTATGTGGGGATTTATCACCTGCATGAACGATATTTTGATTCCCCATTTACAGCAAGTATTCACGTTGCAAAACTGGCAGGCTATGCTGATCCAGACAGCTTTCTTTGGGGCTTACTTCTTTATTTCCCTAGGGTATTACTTGATTTCCATTACCAAAGGAGATCCGATTGGAAGGATAGGGTATAAGAACGGGATTATCCTTGGCTTGGTGATTTCTGCAGTGGGATGCCTGTTTTTTTATCCAGCAGCCAGTCTGGTGAGTTTTGGTTTTTTCCTGTTTGCCTTATTTGTGCTGGCATCTGGAATTACCATTTTGCAGATCGCTGCCAATCCATATGTGACCATTTTGGGGAAGCCTTCTGGTGCTTCCAGCCGATTGAATATGACACAGGCATTTAACTCACTGGGGACTACCATTGCCCCTTTGATCGGTGGTTACCTGATTTTTGGGACGATCGGGGAAGTGGAGATTAGCGCGGACTCGGTAAAAATGCCCTATGTGGCCTTGGCGCTTACCTTGTTGTTGATTGCCTTGATCTTTAAGCTATTTAAATTACCTGAAATCGGATCGCAAGGAGTAATCATCTCTGACAGTGGTGCTTTGAAGCATCGTCACCTGTTCTTGGGAATAGGGGCTATTTTTGCCTATGTAGGTGGAGAAGTAACGGTGGGAAGTAATTTGATAAACTTTGCACGACTGCCAGAAATTGCAGGATTGGACGAAGCAGAAGCTAGCCATTACTTGGCCCTTTTCTGGGGAGGTGCCATGGTGGGGCGTTTCTTTGGCGCGGTGGCCTTGGCAGATTTTAAGAACAACCTAAACCGTTTTCTGATCATTGGAGCGATCACGGCGATTTCTTATGTCTCCATTCATTATGTTTATGGAGGTGAGATGGCACTTTATGCCTTGGCCTTTATCGGATTGAATATTTTGGTGATCATCATTGGCCAATTCATCCCTAACCGCACCCTTTGGCTTTTTGGCATTACGGGAATTGCGTTGCTGATCATTGGCTTGCTGACCTCCGGCCAATTAGCCCTGTGGTCGATCGTAGCCTTGGGATTATTCAATTCCATCATGTTTCCGACTATCTTCTCACTGGCCATCAAGGGACTGGGGAAATATACCGCACAGGCATCTTCATTGCTCGTGATGGCGATTGTAGGTGGGGCAATAGTACCGTTATTGCAAGGATTGATGGCCGATTTGACAGGAAGTGTACAGCTTTCTTTTCTGGTTCCTTTGGTCTGTTATCTTTATATTGTTTTTTATGGCGTAAGTGGCTATAAAATGAAGGAAGAGCATTAA
- a CDS encoding ROK family protein, which produces MNKRNVVGVDIGGSHITAGLVDLDTNVLDEASLVRREVDSSGSAVSIIGEWKKAIEAIPGYSLQHLKIGIAMPGPFDYPNGISLIEQQGKYASLYGLEVKKMLAEALGCDTESIHFENDAACFLQGEVASGAARSFDHAIGLTLGTGLGSSRYHGEFAEDAALWCSPFQGSIVEEYVSTRWFVEAYQKKTGKEIAEVRELTLEEENKAYAADIFREFGENLARFLIDFIKKESPQVIVLGGNISKAEELFLPIVEEELDRAGLATPIRITELGEQAALIGAACSWKVQKENGHSKSRIK; this is translated from the coding sequence ATGAATAAAAGAAATGTAGTAGGAGTAGATATCGGTGGGTCTCACATTACCGCAGGATTGGTGGACCTTGATACCAATGTGTTGGATGAGGCCTCTTTGGTAAGAAGGGAGGTGGATTCTTCCGGTAGTGCTGTCTCTATTATCGGTGAATGGAAAAAAGCCATAGAGGCCATTCCGGGATATTCACTCCAGCACCTAAAAATTGGTATCGCCATGCCGGGGCCTTTTGATTACCCAAATGGGATTTCACTGATCGAGCAGCAAGGGAAATACGCCTCCTTGTATGGCTTGGAAGTGAAAAAGATGCTTGCAGAAGCCTTGGGCTGTGATACGGAAAGCATTCACTTCGAAAATGACGCTGCTTGTTTTTTGCAGGGAGAAGTGGCCAGCGGCGCCGCTCGCTCATTTGACCATGCGATCGGCCTGACCCTTGGGACGGGACTGGGGAGTTCCCGGTATCATGGGGAATTTGCCGAAGATGCCGCCTTATGGTGCAGCCCATTTCAGGGAAGTATCGTGGAGGAGTATGTCTCCACAAGATGGTTCGTGGAAGCTTATCAGAAAAAAACCGGTAAGGAAATCGCCGAAGTCAGAGAGCTGACTTTGGAGGAAGAAAACAAAGCATATGCAGCCGATATTTTCAGGGAATTTGGTGAAAACCTGGCACGTTTTCTCATAGATTTTATAAAAAAAGAATCCCCCCAGGTCATTGTGCTTGGGGGAAATATTTCAAAAGCTGAGGAGCTTTTTCTGCCGATTGTGGAGGAGGAGCTTGACCGAGCTGGCCTGGCTACGCCTATTAGAATTACCGAACTGGGCGAGCAGGCGGCGTTGATAGGAGCTGCATGTAGCTGGAAAGTCCAAAAAGAAAATGGACATTCCAAGTCAAGAATAAAGTAG